AAAGTTGTCTAACGTATGTAGATGTGTTCTACTTTACGTACAACAGCCTCTCTGGTCAATGTATATGTGTCTGAGTGCTCCAAAGTAGTTAACACTaaccgggaggaagagcagcttcgtcttgtcgaggttgagcttgaggttgTGGACCGACATCCAAGCTGAAATATCTGCCGGGCGCGCAGAGACGGGGGtcaggaggagggaaggagaaaagtagctGAGTGTCATcgtcatagcagtgataggagagaccatgtgaggatatgacggagtgacttggtgtatagagaggagaggagaggtccatcctcatagcagtgataggagagaccatgtgaggatatgacggagtgacttggtgtatagagaggagaggagaggtccatcctcatagcagtgataggagagaccatgtgaggatatgacggagtgacttggtgtatagagagaagaggagaggaaaggtccatcctcatagcagtgataggagagaccatgttaGGATACGAcggagtgacttggtgtatagagaggagaggagaggtccatcctcatagcagtgataggagagaccatgtgaggatatgacggagccgagtgaattgatgtatagagagaagaggagaggtccatcctcatagcagtgacaggagagaccatgtgaggatatgacggagccgagtgaattggtgtatagagagaagaggagaggacctagaaatgagccctgggggacaccagtagatgAGAGTAcgcatcatatcgaagtaaacttggagtcacacgatgatatgttgtgtggtcctcccactacgacttggggaaatcatgcagtttattaggctacagatgaaataaatgatgatgaacttcacaggagtggttaaagtgcacggtgatgacaCGGATAGAAAAATGACTCAAATATTTCACTGGATGTAGAAATCTGAAGCATTTGGTTGGCATTTCCGCTCAcgaccaaatatggtgatgagaggaagcccagtggccggcggtgggagaagatggagcaagatggattttggccgataTTCTGCTAATTTTCCTCatcaatgaaacatttgatctcaatacagttttctgatcccaaaactagaatctgttatgaacagagtggactaagtttagtcggctttaccctttgccaaataTATATGTGTTtgcgttgtttagaaggagtgcaagggTGAATTGACTTATTGCACACGCCTACTTCAcaaagtaggcgttccctaacggaaatatgcaaatacatgctagaacACACCAATGGGCTCTCGCTAGCTCAtccttggctctgcccaccttgcTTGTTCTGTGATTATGATTAATGTGTTACCATTGGAAacaacaggctgtggtctatcttcgGTTAGTTAGACACATCTTTGATGATGAGCtcgatgctcctttccaataaatatctatggtcttattctggtgacgtgATGATCGACGCTTGACTGCCGATTTGACAAATATAAATAATCCATAatgatctcatcatgtagactagcctacccacaCAGCTGTTGACTAGAGCGCACATACTAAGACCAGGGGAGGTTATCCATAatgatctcatcatgtagactagcctacccacaCAGCTGTTGACTAGAGCGTACATACTAAGACCAGAGGAGGTTATCCATAatgatctcatcatgtagactagcctacccacaCAGCTGTTAGCTAGAGCGTACATACTAAGACCAGGGGAGGTTATCCATAatgatctcatcatgtagactagcctacccacaCAGCTGTTAGCTAGAGCGTACATACTAAGACCAGAGGAGGTTACCCATAatgatctcatcatgtagactagcctacccacaCAGCTGTTAGCTAGAGCGTACATACTAAGACCAGAGGAGGTTATCCATAatgatctcatcatgtagactagcctacccacaCAGCTGTTAGCTAGAGCGTACATACTAAGACCAGAGGAGGTTACCCATAatgatctcatcatgtagactagcctacccacaCAGCTGTTAGCTAGAGCGTACATACTAAGACCAGGGGAGGTTATCCATAatgatctcatcatgtagactagcctacccacaCAGCTGTTAGCTAGAGCGTACATACTAAGACCAGAGGAGGTTACCCATAatgatctcatcatgtagactagcctacccacaCAGCTGTTAGCTAGAGCGTACATACGAAGACCAGAGGAGGTTACCCATAatgatctcatcatgtagactagcctacccacaCAGCTGTTAGCTAGAGCGTACATACTAAGACCAGAGGAGGTTATCCATAatgatctcatcatgtagactagcctacccacaCAGCTGTTAGCTAGAGCGTACATACTAAGACCAGAGGAGGTTACCCATAatgatctcatcatgtagactagcctacccacaCAGCTGTTAGCTAGAGCGTACATACTAAGACCAGGGGAGGTTATCCATAatgatctcatcatgtagactagcctacccacaCAGCTGTTAGCTAGAGCGTACATACTAAGACCAGAGGAGGTTACCCATAatgatctcatcatgtagactagcctacccacaCAGCTGTTAGCTAGAGCGTACATACGAAGACCAGAGGAGGTTACCCATAatgatctcatcatgtagactagcctacccacaCAGCTGTTAGCTAGAGCGTACATACTAAGACCAGAGGAGGCACATTTGCTGTTtaaaacagtttttgtgacaGAAACtgatcagtagagttgaaaatacgatggaaacacattgaacttttagatttttattcgCTACATGAAAACTGAAACAAAGAAGTACATTTTCTGTTCACTACGTCATCACGTACTGATGTTTATCCACAACAGGTCAGTTTTGGTGGAAACATTATCACTGCGCATATTTGCATGAAAACCTGTCACCAGTTGGATGGAAACCCAGCTACTTTGTACCTTGttgatctatccctctctcactctccagggcctgtagtaggagggctggtctaggatcagtttatcctgctctcactctccagggcctgttgtaggagggctgatctaggatcagtttatccctctctcactctccagggcctgtagtaggagggctggtctaggatcagtttatcctgctctcactctccagggcctgtagtaggagggctggtctaggatcagtttatccctctctcactctccagggcctgtagtaggagggctggtctaggatcagtttatcctgctctcactctccagggcctgtagtacgagggctgatctaggatcagtttatccctctcttactctccagggcctgtagtaggagggctgatctaggatcagtttatccctctctcactctccagggcctgtagtaggagggctggtctaggatcagtttatccctctctcactctccagggcctgtagtaggagggctggtctaggatcagtttatccctctctcactctccagggcctgtagtaggagggctgacctaggatcagtttatccctctctcactctccagggcctgtagtaggggggctgatctaggatcagtttatccctctctcactctccagggcctaGATCAACAAGGGGACAATCTGTCTGACTAAAGTCTATCAAATTAGATTTCAGGCTTTCAATGTGGATGTAGAAATGTGTCCCGGTGCTTCAGTGTGACTCGGGGAAAATCAGTTTAGTCACCGTCTGAATctggaatcccccccccccctccctaaaaAAAGTGCTGTCCACATGTTGAATAATCGGTTTCTTTCTCTTCCCTGGAGGAGAAACCACTCCATTCAGCAGACAACTATTCAGTCAGGATGTTTCAGACTCCACGTAGCGACGGGGATTTCCTCCTGACTGTCTACCTCTGATATACATTCCAATCAAAGGCTTTCAGCCTAATTGAATTCCTCTGATTTATTAAGAGCCTTTATCCTGATCGTGTTCTTACAGAAGGCAGAGAAGAATATTAGTAATTAGTCATTTATGTTCATTAAAAGAAAGTCAATGAAGAGGCGTTCTAGACATTCAAGCCGTCAGTTCATTAGGAAGTTGTTTTACACTCTGAATCAGTTTGGgtgcagaggacaggagagtttAGTTTCCCTTCAGATCGCTGCAGTACTGTGTGTTCTTTGCTGCTGTCTTGGATTTGAATAGAACATGTTCACAGCTCCTGTACAataatgtgtgtctgtctgtgtgtgtttccagggGAAATACGTTCCAGATGTCTCCAGACTTGACCCCCAGGAAAGTGACCCAGATCCCCTTCAACCAAGCAGCCAGCTCCCACTACCATGGACTAGAGTAGGTGTCTTTATACATACAGGAACCTACCATGGACTAGAGTAGGTGTCTTTATACATACAGTAACCTACCATGGACTAGAGTAGGTGTCTTTATACATACAGGAACCTACCATGGACTAGAGTAGGTGTCTGTAGACATACAGGAACCTACCATGGACTAGAGTAGGTGTCTTTATACATACAGTAACCTACCATGGACTAGAGTAGGTGTCTTTATACATACAGTAATCTACCATGGACTAGAGTAGGTGTCTTTATACATACAGGAACCTACCATGGACTAGAGTAGGTGTCTTTATACATACAGGAACCTACCATGGACTAGAGTAGGTGTCTTTATACATACAGGAACCTACCATGGACTAGAGTAGGTGTCTTTATACATACAGGAACCTACCATGGACTAGAGTAGGTGTCTTTATACATACAGGAACCTACCATGGACTAGAGTAGGTGTCTTTATACATACAGGAACCTACCATGGACTAGAGTAGGTGTCTTTATACATACAGTAACCTACCATGGAATATATACTATATATGGAATATATACTCTGTATACTATGGTATTTACGGTATGCTAACCGCTGCACCAACACATGAAGCAGGAATGTGTCTTTGGACATACCACATCCACTGCTAGTGTTAacagaaacatttcaaatgttgaAGAGATCGATCTCACTAGACTTATTTTACTAATGTAAACGGTACCTAAGAGACTTGAACAAGTCGAggcctagtctctctctctttatgctaAATTAGTCCTGATCTTTCAGTCTTTTGAATGTTAATGTTCCTTCTGGAACCATCCCCCTGCTCTTTTATACTTTATCACCAACCAAGTACTGGCTTATTGACTGGCTGTGGTCCAGACCTGTCTCTGTTTTGAATCACTgagctctctcttctccctggtcAGGTCCTGTCTGGACGAACAGACCTGTCTCTGTTTTGAATCACTGAGCTCTCCTCCCTGGTCCTGTCTGGACGAACAGACCTGTCTCTGTTTTGAATCACTgagctctctcttctccctggtcAGGTCCTGTCTGGACGAACAGACCTGTCTCTGTTTTGAATCACTgagctctctcttctccctggtcAGGTCCTGTCTGGACGAACAGGGCTGTGGTCCAGACCTGTCTCTGTTTTGAATCACTgagctctctcttctccctggtcAGGTCCTGTCTGGACGAACAGGGCTGTGGTCCAGACATGTCTCTGTTTTGAATCACTgagctctctcttctccctggtcAGGTCCTGTCTGGACGAACAGACCTGTCTCTGTTTTGAATCACTgagctctctcttctccctggtcAGGTCCTGTCTGGACGAACAGACCTGTCTCTGTTTTGAATCACTgagctctctcttctccctgtcaGGTCCTGTCTGGACGAACAGACCTGTCTCTGTTTTGAATCACTaagctctctcttctccctggtcAGGTCCTGTCTGGACGAACAGACCTGTCTCTGTTTTGAATCACTgagctctctcttctccctggtcAGGTCCTGTCTGGACGAACAGACCTGTCTCTGTTTTGAATCACTgagctctctcttctccctggtcAGGTCCTGTCTGGACGAACAGACCTGTCTCTGTTTTGAATCACTgagctctctcttctccctggtcCTGTCTGGACGAACAGACCTGTCTCTGTTTTGAATCACTgagctctctcttctccctggtcCTGTCTGGACGAACAGACCTGTCTCTGTTTTGAATCACTgagctctctcttctccctggtcAGGTCCTGTCTGGACGAACAGACCTGTCTCTGTTTTGAATCACTgagctctctcttctccctggtcCTGTCTGGACGAACAGACCTGTCTCTGTTTTGAATCACTgagctctctcttctccctggtcAGGTCCTGTCTGGACGAACAGACCTGTCTCTGTTTTGAATCACTgagctctctcttctccctggtcCTGTCTGGACGAACAGACCTGTCTCTGTTTTGAATCACTaagctctctcttctccctggtcCTGTCTGGACGAACAGACCTGTCTCTGTTTTGAATCACTgagctctctcttctccctggtcAGGTCCTGTCTGGACGAACAGACATGTCTCTGTTTTGAATCACtgagctctctctcctccctggtcAGGTCCTGTCTGGACGAACAGACCTGTCTCTGTTTTGAATCACtgagctctctctcctccctggtcCTGTCTGGACGAACAGACATGTCTCTGTTTTGAATCACtgagctctctctcctccctggtcAGGTCCTGTCTGGACGAACAGACCTGTCTCTGTTTTGAATCACTgagctctctcttctccctggtcCTGTCTGGACGAACAGACCTGTCTCTGTTTTGAATCACTaagctctctcttctccctggtcCTGTCTGGACGAACAGACCTGTCTCTGTTTTGAATCACTgagctctctcttctccctggtcCTGTCTGGACGAACAGGGCTGTGTTCCAGACCTGTCTCTGTTTTGAATCACTgagctctctcttctccctggtcAGGTCCTGTCTGGACGAACAGACCTGTCTCTGTTTTGAATCACTgagctctctcttctccctggtcCTGTCTAGACGAACAGGGCATCTGATGCAAACTTAGTTCTGATCTTTCACACTTTTTTCAATGTTGCTGATTTTCCTGTGAACCTCAGCTATGACCTCTACCTACCTTATCTACTCCAGctgacccctctgtctctgtgtcctggctcgctgtctgacccctctgtctctgtgtcctggctcactgtctgacccctctgtctctgtgtcctagcTCACTGtctcacccctctgtctctgtgtcctggctcgctgtctgacccctctgtctctgtgtcctggctcaatgtctgacccctctgtctctgtgtcctggctcactgtctgacccctctgtctctgtgtcctggctcgctgtctgacccctctgtctctgtgtcctggctcaatgtctgacccctctgtctctgtgtcctggctcactgtctgacccctctgtctctgtgtcctggctcactgtctgacccctctgtctctgtgtcctggctcactgtctgacccctctgtctctgtgtcctggctcactgtctgacccctctgtctctgtgtcctggctcgctgtctgacccctctgtctctgtgtcctcgCTCGctgtctgacccctctgtctctgtgtcctggctCACTGTCTgactcctctgtctctgtgtcctggctcactgtctgacccctctgtctctgtgtcctggctcactgtctgacccctctgtctctgtgtcctggctcactgtctgacccctctgtctctgtgtcctggttcactgtctgacccctctgtctctgtgtcctggctcactgtctgacccctctgtctctgtgtcctggctcactgtctgacccctctgtctctgtgtcctggctcactgtctgacccctctgtctctgtgtcctggctcactgtctgacccctctgtctctgtgtcctggctCACTGTCTGACCCCTTTGTCTCCGTGTCCTGGCTCActgtctgacccctctgtctctgtgtcctggctcactgtctgacccctctgtctctgtgtcctggctcactgtctgacccctctgtctctatgtcctggctcactgtctgacccctctgtctctgtgtcctggctcactgtctgacccctctgtctctgtgtcctggctcgctgtctgacccctctgtctctgtgtcctggctcgctgtctgacccctctgtctctgtgtcctggctcgctgtctgacccctctgtctctgtgtcctggctCACTgtctaacccctctgtctctgtgtcctggctcactgtctgacccctctgtctcCGTGTCCTGGCTCActgtctgacccctctgtctctgtgtcctggctCACTgtctaacccctctgtctctgtgtcctggctcactgtctgacccctctgtctctgtgtcctggctCACTGTCAGCTCTTCTTCTCCCTGGTCAAGTTCTGCCGACTCATGAGAGAGACCCATCTCGTTCTGATGCTAATTTAGTCCTGATCTCAGTTTTTATCTATGATTAACTACTACCTTATTGGCTATATATCGCCCAGACTGGTCTATGTTTTGAATCACTCATTTCTTGACCCTACCCAGGTTCTGTCTGGACGAGCAGGGCCACAAGGCCTTGGACCGGGACCAGGGCTTCGTCCGGCTGCAGTCTCGTCTGATTCGCTACGAGACCCAGACCACCTGCTCCAAGGAGCCTTGTCCCATCCCCTTCGCCTTAAGCCCTGCCCCCTCGCCGGCCGTGCTGTCTGAACCAGGAAGTGTCCCGGACGGAGAGGCCCTCAACTCTGACCTGCCCAGGATCAAGAGACGATCCTGGGACACAGACGCCATCCACCACCATAAGAGGTTAGGTTTGTGTGGTCCTCTggagctcagtaggtagagcaatggctcttgcaacgccaggatagtgggtttaaTTCCCAGGGCCCCGATACATAAAAAAAATGTGGATAAAAGCATCTTTGGATAAAAGTCTGTTAAATGGCATATTAGAGGCATCATGTTCTATATAGGCGAAGGGTCCGTACATACATCCTGTGGTTTAGAGCAGGTGCTAGAGGTCAAAGGTTACGTACATGCATCCTGTGGTTTAGAGCAGGTGCTGGAGGTCAAAGGTTACGTACATACAGCCTGTGGTTTAGAGCATGTGCTGGAGGTCAAAGGTTACGTACATACAGCCTGTGGCTGTACATACAGCCTGTGGCTGTACATACAGCCTGTACAGCCTGTGGCTGTAATGTGATAGTCTTCTACTGCTAGGTTGTATTGGCCACCCACTATCTCTACTCGTTACATTTCATCTTGGGATGTTTGCAGTCTCAGTATATTTGTTCATCAAATCCCAGATTTTACACACAGATATTTCACAGGATGAATAAATGTGAAGCATTCGCTTGGCTTTTCCACTCAcgaccaaatatggtgatgagaggaagcccggTGGCCTGCGGTGGGGAAAGATGGAgcaagatggattttggccgacattctgtttaaatgtttcatcgatgaAAAAAATGAATCTCAAtatagttttctgttcccaaaactataatctgttatgaacagagtggactaagtttagTTGACTTTACCATTTGACACGCCATTAGGCGTTCCCTAATGGAAATTTCTCTGTTCCCTTTGATCAGAAACAACAGGATTTCTCTGTTCCCTTTGATCAGAAACAACAGGATTTCTCTGTTCCCTTTGATCAGAAACAGCAGGATTTCTCTGTTCCCTTTGATCAGAAACAGCAGGATTTCTCTGTTCCCTTTGATCAGAAACAGCAGGATTTCTCTGTTGTCTTTGATCAGAAACAGCAGGATTTCTCTGTTGTCTTTGATCAGAAACAGCAGGATTTCTCTGTTGTCTTTGATCAGAAACAACAGGATTTCTCTGTTGTCTTTGATCAGAAACAACAGGATTTCTCTGTTGTCTTTGATCAGAAACAACAGGATTTCTCTGTTGTCTTTGATCAGAAACAACAGGATTTCTCTGTTGTCTTTGATCAGAAACAACAGGATTTCTCTGTTCCCTTTGATCAGAAACAACAGGATTTCTCTGTTGTCTTTGATCAGAAACAACAGGATTTCTCTGTTGTCTTTGATCAGAAACAGCAGGATTTCTCTGTTCCCTTTGATCAGAAACAGCAGGATTTCTCTGTTCCCTTTGACCAGAAACAACAGGATTTCTCTGTTGTCTTTGATCAGAAACAACAGGATTTCTCTGTTGTCTTTGATCAGAAACAACAGGATTTCTCTGTTGTCTTTGATCAGAAACAGCAGGATTTCTCTGTTCCCTTTGATCAGAAACAACAGGATTTCTCTGTTGTCTTTGATCAGAAACAACAGGATTTCTCTGTTGTCTTTGATCAGAAACAGCAGGATTTCTCTGTTCCCTTTGATCAGAAACAGCAGGATTTCTCTGTTGTCTTTGATCAGAAACAGCAGGATTTCTCTGTTGTCTTTGACCAGAAACAACAGGATTTCTCTGTTCCCTTTGATCAGAAACAACAGGATTTCTCTGTTCCCTTTGATCAGAAACAACAGGATTTCTCTGTTCCCTTTGATCAGAAACAGCAGGATTTCTCTGTTCCCTTTGATCAGAAACAGCAGGATTTCTCTGTTCCCTTTGATCAGAAAC
Above is a window of Salvelinus fontinalis isolate EN_2023a unplaced genomic scaffold, ASM2944872v1 scaffold_2551, whole genome shotgun sequence DNA encoding:
- the LOC129850966 gene encoding mdm2-binding protein-like, yielding MSPDLTPRKVTQIPFNQAASSHYHGLEFCLDEQGHKALDRDQGFVRLQSRLIRYETQTTCSKEPCPIPFALSPAPSPAVLSEPGSVPDGEALNSDLPRIKRRSWDTDAIHHHKRLGLCGPLELSR